A genomic region of Nostoc sp. UHCC 0702 contains the following coding sequences:
- the ruvA gene encoding Holliday junction branch migration protein RuvA: MISYLKGIVAGIQTISGNRVFLTLEVNGLGYDLQVPQRLAQQLPESGGVAQIFTHFQIRDEVPLLYGFASPAERDLFRHLLTVSGVGAASAIALLDTLELPDLVQAIIAANTQVLIQAPGIGKKTAERICLELKSKLIEWRKSAGFFVATGGPAPGILEEVQMTLFALGYTAHEVSHALHVVSEEIGLPKDAYVEDWIKQAIAHLSSEQVGQ; encoded by the coding sequence ATGATTAGCTATCTCAAAGGAATCGTCGCTGGTATCCAAACAATTAGCGGTAATCGCGTTTTTCTAACTCTAGAAGTGAATGGTTTGGGGTATGATTTACAAGTCCCTCAACGGTTGGCACAGCAGTTGCCAGAGTCAGGGGGAGTAGCGCAAATTTTTACCCATTTCCAAATTCGTGACGAAGTGCCGTTACTATATGGCTTTGCTTCGCCAGCAGAACGTGATTTATTTCGCCACTTGTTGACTGTTAGCGGTGTTGGTGCAGCAAGCGCGATCGCTTTATTGGACACTTTGGAACTACCAGATTTAGTCCAAGCAATTATTGCTGCCAATACCCAAGTTTTAATTCAAGCCCCAGGAATCGGCAAGAAAACCGCAGAACGCATCTGTTTAGAATTGAAAAGCAAATTGATTGAGTGGCGCAAATCAGCAGGCTTCTTCGTCGCCACAGGAGGCCCTGCACCTGGAATTCTCGAAGAAGTGCAAATGACCCTCTTCGCTTTAGGATATACTGCCCATGAAGTGAGCCATGCCTTACATGTGGTCAGTGAAGAAATCGGACTACCCAAAGATGCCTATGTGGAAGATTGGATAAAACAAGCGATCGCTCATCTTAGCAGCGAACAAGTTGGTCAGTAG
- the bioF gene encoding 8-amino-7-oxononanoate synthase, which translates to MPTHPYAWIEASLTTIHRADWYRSVQAIHGRSGATVLLAGQEVINFASNDYLGLAGDERLMKAAIAAIQEFGTGSTGSRLLSGHRELHRDLERAIASTKQTEDAVVFSSGYLANLGAITALVGKRDLILSDQYNHSSLKNGAILSGAKVIEYTHCDVAALKIQLIQQRQNYRRCLIVTDSVFSMDGDLCPLSALLDLADEFSCMLVVDEAHATGVLGKTGAGCVEHFGCTGRQLIQIGTLSKALGSLGGYVAGSASLIDFLQNRAASFIYTTALSPADTAAALAAINIVQQEPQRRVQLWQNVDYLKKLLQQHLPNLKLLPSESPILCFQLPNPAQALQVGKQLKEAGIFAPAIRPPTVPTSRIRISLMATHEPRHIEKLVQALNQ; encoded by the coding sequence ATGCCCACTCACCCTTATGCCTGGATAGAAGCATCTCTGACAACCATTCATCGGGCAGACTGGTATCGTTCAGTACAAGCGATTCACGGTAGGTCTGGTGCAACGGTACTTTTGGCGGGACAAGAGGTAATTAATTTTGCCAGCAATGATTATTTGGGTTTGGCTGGGGATGAACGCTTGATGAAGGCGGCGATCGCTGCTATTCAAGAATTTGGCACTGGTAGTACTGGTTCTAGATTACTCAGTGGGCATCGAGAATTACACAGGGATTTAGAAAGAGCGATCGCATCTACCAAGCAAACAGAAGACGCGGTGGTATTTAGTTCTGGGTATCTAGCAAATTTGGGTGCAATTACCGCCTTAGTGGGTAAACGCGATTTAATTTTATCTGACCAGTACAACCACTCTAGTCTCAAAAATGGGGCAATTCTCAGCGGTGCAAAAGTGATTGAATATACCCATTGTGATGTTGCAGCACTCAAAATTCAGTTAATTCAACAGCGGCAAAATTACCGACGTTGTTTGATTGTGACTGATAGCGTCTTCAGCATGGATGGCGATTTGTGTCCTTTATCAGCACTGCTGGATCTAGCTGATGAGTTTAGTTGTATGCTGGTTGTTGATGAAGCTCATGCCACCGGAGTACTAGGCAAAACTGGTGCAGGATGTGTTGAACATTTTGGCTGTACAGGAAGGCAGTTAATTCAAATTGGCACTTTGAGTAAAGCCTTGGGTAGTTTAGGCGGATACGTGGCGGGAAGTGCCTCCTTAATTGACTTTTTGCAAAATCGTGCAGCCAGTTTTATTTACACAACTGCACTGTCCCCTGCTGATACAGCTGCGGCCTTAGCAGCAATCAATATAGTCCAGCAAGAACCACAACGGCGTGTGCAATTGTGGCAGAATGTAGATTACTTAAAAAAGTTGCTACAACAGCACTTACCAAACCTGAAATTGCTACCCTCAGAATCACCTATATTATGTTTTCAATTGCCAAATCCCGCCCAGGCGCTGCAAGTGGGAAAGCAACTTAAAGAAGCTGGCATTTTTGCCCCAGCCATTCGTCCCCCTACAGTCCCAACAAGTCGGATCAGAATTTCTCTAATGGCAACTCATGAACCAAGGCACATTGAAAAATTAGTACAAGCACTCAATCAATAG
- a CDS encoding Hpt domain-containing protein, whose amino-acid sequence MKDMVCDDAEILAELIDTYLADAPQRIVAIHQAVSTENARALRSVAHSLRSLSVTIGAMAFGKLCKELEAMGHAGTTVSASTLVSQLETEYQRVEAALQLQHPNRQND is encoded by the coding sequence TTGAAAGATATGGTGTGTGATGATGCTGAAATTTTGGCGGAGTTGATTGATACCTATTTGGCAGATGCGCCACAGAGAATAGTAGCTATTCATCAGGCTGTCAGCACAGAAAATGCCAGGGCGCTTCGTAGTGTTGCTCATTCTCTGAGGTCTTTGAGTGTAACTATCGGTGCTATGGCTTTTGGCAAACTGTGCAAAGAATTAGAAGCAATGGGTCATGCTGGTACTACAGTCAGTGCTTCTACTCTAGTTTCACAACTCGAAACAGAGTATCAAAGGGTAGAAGCTGCTTTGCAATTACAACATCCCAATAGGCAAAATGATTAA
- the pgmB gene encoding beta-phosphoglucomutase yields MPHFIYKDWILIETELNPDQLHSRETIFTIGNGYLGTRGSFEEGYIRALPATFIHGVYDDVPVVYTELANCPDWLPLVVIINGDRFRLDQGEILEYHRQLDLRQGILSRSLRWRSPSGKTIDIHFERFASLADKHVLAQRCQLTPLDFDGLIEIQASINGYPENQGFNHWENLDQGKTEAGIWLHSRTRTSRIEVGMAAKMTISGTEASLQVNTAPGYPTLSATFLASSQQTVIVEKLVTVFTSREIDQPVLATQEKLAHLSDYTTLLKANKQAWDEVWQKSDILIEGDSTAAFAVRYNLFELIIAGSRNDHKVSIPAKTLSGFGYRGHIFWDTEIFILPFFIFTQPAIARNLVSYRYHTLNGSRRKASHYGCQGAMIAWETADTGDEVTPRWSLPNDYYGEDVRIWCRDREIHNSADIAYAVWNYWQATGDDEWMRDFGVEIILDTAIFWASRVEFNPQVERYQIRGVIGADEYHEFVHNNTFTNRMVQWHLEKALIVDDWLHHNYPERAGELEKKLQLTSQMRSHWQDIIAKLWILYDSSTGLIEQFEGFFQLEDINLADYEPRQKSMQAILGIEAVNKRQVIKQPDALMLLYLMRQSADFPYNQKALQVNWDYYAPRTDITYGSSLGPAIHAILASDLGKTAEAYQLFMQAAMVDLEDRRGNTHEGIHGASAGGVWQAVVFGFAGIQLREHRPVANPHLPPGWTRLKFKLHWRGHWYEFDLRPQQVNQQQSSKEILSFASSPPSPSSPPSPSSPPPPSSPPPPSSPPPPSSPSSPPPPSSPPKLDIRGIIFDLDGVLTDTAEYHYLAWQKLADEEGIPFNRQANEALRGVSRRASLMLIIGERKYSEAQIQEMMERKNRYYLELIQTISCKDLLPGAIALLDELKQARIKTAIGSGSKNARTVVEKLGIADKVDAISDGYSVQQPKPAPDLFLHAAHQLGIEPKQSVVIEDAAAGIEAALAGGMWAIGLGPVERVGAAHVVLPSLKGIKWADIQAKLNEVFRQQSMVNGQ; encoded by the coding sequence ATGCCCCATTTTATTTATAAAGACTGGATATTAATTGAAACCGAGTTGAACCCTGATCAGTTGCATTCCAGAGAAACAATCTTTACAATCGGCAACGGTTATTTGGGAACACGGGGTAGTTTTGAAGAAGGCTATATTCGTGCCTTACCAGCCACTTTCATCCACGGAGTCTATGATGATGTTCCCGTAGTATACACAGAACTAGCCAATTGTCCCGACTGGCTACCATTGGTAGTGATCATCAATGGCGATCGCTTCCGCCTCGATCAAGGTGAGATATTAGAATATCACCGACAGCTTGACCTACGTCAGGGCATTCTCAGCCGTTCTTTGCGTTGGCGTAGTCCGAGTGGGAAAACCATAGACATTCATTTTGAACGCTTCGCCAGTCTAGCCGACAAGCATGTATTGGCACAACGCTGTCAGTTAACGCCTTTAGATTTTGATGGCTTGATTGAAATTCAGGCTAGCATCAACGGCTATCCTGAAAATCAGGGTTTCAATCACTGGGAAAATTTAGACCAAGGTAAGACTGAAGCAGGAATTTGGTTACACAGCCGCACCCGTACCTCCCGAATTGAGGTTGGCATGGCGGCTAAGATGACAATATCAGGAACTGAGGCATCGTTGCAAGTTAACACCGCACCCGGCTATCCTACCTTAAGTGCAACCTTCCTCGCTTCATCACAACAAACTGTGATCGTAGAAAAGCTGGTGACAGTTTTTACATCGCGGGAGATTGATCAACCAGTTCTAGCAACCCAAGAAAAACTCGCCCACCTCAGCGACTACACAACACTACTCAAAGCTAATAAACAAGCTTGGGATGAAGTTTGGCAAAAAAGCGACATTTTGATTGAGGGGGATAGCACAGCTGCTTTTGCTGTCCGCTATAACTTGTTTGAGTTAATCATCGCTGGTTCTAGGAATGATCACAAGGTGAGTATTCCCGCTAAAACCCTTTCAGGTTTTGGCTATCGGGGTCATATCTTTTGGGATACAGAAATTTTTATCCTACCCTTTTTTATTTTCACCCAACCAGCGATCGCTCGCAATTTAGTTAGTTACCGCTACCACACTTTGAATGGTTCCCGGCGCAAGGCATCTCATTATGGATGTCAAGGAGCGATGATTGCTTGGGAAACTGCTGATACAGGTGATGAGGTGACACCACGTTGGTCACTACCTAATGATTATTATGGTGAAGATGTGCGGATTTGGTGTCGCGATCGCGAAATTCACAACAGTGCAGATATTGCCTACGCAGTTTGGAATTATTGGCAAGCAACTGGTGACGATGAGTGGATGCGGGATTTTGGCGTAGAGATCATCTTAGATACTGCCATCTTTTGGGCTAGCCGAGTCGAGTTTAATCCTCAAGTTGAACGTTATCAAATTCGTGGTGTGATTGGAGCAGATGAATACCACGAATTTGTACACAACAACACCTTTACCAACCGCATGGTGCAATGGCATTTAGAGAAAGCCCTGATTGTGGATGATTGGCTGCATCACAACTATCCCGAACGAGCTGGCGAACTAGAGAAAAAACTGCAACTCACCTCACAAATGCGATCGCATTGGCAAGATATCATCGCTAAACTTTGGATTCTTTACGATTCTTCAACCGGACTCATAGAACAATTCGAGGGATTTTTCCAATTAGAAGATATCAACTTGGCAGATTATGAACCACGCCAAAAATCGATGCAAGCCATCTTAGGCATCGAAGCAGTCAACAAGCGCCAGGTAATCAAGCAGCCAGATGCCTTAATGCTGCTTTATTTAATGAGGCAATCAGCAGATTTTCCCTACAATCAAAAAGCATTACAAGTAAATTGGGACTACTACGCACCCCGTACAGATATTACCTATGGTTCATCCCTTGGCCCAGCAATTCATGCCATTTTAGCCTCAGATTTGGGCAAAACAGCAGAAGCTTATCAACTGTTTATGCAAGCAGCAATGGTGGATCTCGAAGATAGACGAGGTAACACCCACGAAGGCATTCACGGAGCCAGTGCTGGTGGTGTTTGGCAAGCTGTGGTTTTTGGGTTTGCTGGGATTCAACTGAGAGAACATAGACCTGTAGCTAATCCCCACCTGCCTCCTGGCTGGACACGCCTGAAGTTTAAACTACATTGGCGCGGTCACTGGTACGAGTTTGATCTGCGTCCCCAACAGGTCAACCAACAACAAAGCAGCAAAGAGATTCTCTCATTTGCCTCATCTCCCCCATCCCCCTCATCTCCCCCATCCCCCTCATCTCCCCCACCTCCCTCATCCCCTCCACCTCCCTCATCCCCCCCACCCCCCTCATCTCCCTCATCCCCTCCACCCCCCTCATCCCCTCCCAAACTCGACATCCGAGGAATTATTTTTGATTTAGATGGTGTATTGACAGATACAGCAGAATATCACTACTTAGCTTGGCAAAAGCTCGCAGATGAAGAAGGTATACCCTTTAATCGCCAGGCTAACGAGGCGCTGCGAGGGGTATCTCGTCGCGCTTCGCTAATGCTGATTATTGGTGAGAGAAAGTATTCAGAAGCACAAATCCAGGAAATGATGGAGCGTAAAAACCGCTACTATTTAGAACTCATCCAAACCATCTCTTGTAAAGATTTGTTACCAGGAGCGATCGCGCTGTTAGATGAATTAAAGCAAGCGCGAATTAAGACAGCCATAGGCTCAGGCAGTAAAAACGCCCGTACAGTTGTAGAGAAACTGGGTATTGCTGATAAAGTAGATGCAATCTCAGACGGTTACAGCGTACAGCAACCTAAACCAGCACCAGACTTATTTTTACACGCCGCCCACCAACTAGGAATCGAACCAAAACAAAGTGTAGTCATTGAAGATGCAGCCGCAGGTATTGAGGCAGCCCTAGCAGGTGGCATGTGGGCAATAGGACTCGGCCCAGTTGAGCGCGTGGGAGCTGCTCATGTTGTTCTGCCCAGCCTCAAAGGCATCAAATGGGCAGACATACAAGCCAAGTTAAACGAAGTTTTTAGACAACAGTCAATGGTCAATGGTCAATAG